One region of Caldimonas thermodepolymerans genomic DNA includes:
- a CDS encoding pyruvate, water dikinase regulatory protein — MPTRTVFFVSDGTGITAETFGNSILKQFSIQPRHVRMPFIDTVEKAHQVVEEINRTAESEGRKPIVFTTLVNEEVLSIVKNGCKGLVLDMFMTFVEPLEAEFGMKSNHRVGRFSDIARSQEYNNRIEAINFALAHDDGQSAKNLEEADVILVGVSRSGKTPTSLYLAMQHGVKAANYPLIPEDFERNCLPSALVPHKAKCFGLSIAPERLAEIRNSRRPGSRYASLENCRYEVAAAEALMRREGISWLSSTHRSIEEIATTILRDIRPDRLVY; from the coding sequence ATGCCTACTCGCACCGTCTTCTTCGTTTCCGACGGCACCGGCATCACCGCCGAAACGTTCGGAAACTCCATCCTCAAGCAGTTTTCCATCCAACCCCGGCATGTGCGCATGCCCTTCATCGACACGGTGGAGAAGGCCCATCAGGTGGTCGAAGAGATCAACCGCACCGCGGAGTCCGAGGGGCGCAAGCCCATCGTCTTCACCACGCTGGTGAACGAAGAGGTGCTGTCCATCGTCAAGAACGGCTGCAAGGGCCTGGTGCTGGACATGTTCATGACCTTCGTCGAGCCGCTCGAGGCCGAGTTCGGCATGAAGTCCAACCACCGGGTCGGCCGCTTCTCGGACATCGCCCGCAGCCAGGAATACAACAACCGGATCGAGGCGATCAACTTCGCGTTGGCGCATGATGACGGCCAATCGGCGAAGAACCTCGAAGAAGCCGACGTGATCCTGGTGGGCGTCAGCCGCAGCGGCAAGACGCCCACCTCGCTGTACCTGGCGATGCAGCACGGCGTCAAGGCAGCCAACTATCCGCTGATTCCAGAGGATTTCGAGCGCAACTGCCTGCCTTCGGCGCTGGTGCCGCACAAGGCCAAGTGCTTCGGCCTGTCCATCGCCCCCGAGCGGCTGGCCGAGATCCGCAACTCGCGCCGCCCGGGCAGCCGCTACGCCAGCCTGGAGAACTGCCGCTACGAGGTGGCTGCCGCCGAAGCGCTGATGCGGCGCGAAGGGATCTCCTGGCTGTCCTCGACCCACCGCTCGATCGAGGAGATCGCCACCACCATCCTGCGCGACATCCGGCCGGACCGGCTGGTCTACTGA
- a CDS encoding TrmH family RNA methyltransferase, translating to MGVAVQRVTSRDNPLLVRLRKLARDGAAYRKLGEVWLEGEHLCSAYLARGGEVAQAVVSESAWEREPVRALCQAARRITLIPDALFHGVSALESPSGHGFVVPWQPPAAVQPGVASVVLDRLQDAGNVGSVLRSAAALGVPQVVALRGTVALWSQKVLRAGMGAHFGLSLVEAVDPAGLDALGVPLVGTSSHTQDELPSTRLPWPCAWVLGNEGQGVDPQLQARCALTVRIPQPGGEESLNVAAAAAVCFYESLRQRLGQ from the coding sequence CCGCGACAACCCCTTGCTGGTGCGCCTGCGCAAGCTGGCCCGCGACGGCGCGGCCTACCGCAAGCTGGGCGAGGTCTGGCTGGAAGGCGAGCACCTGTGCTCGGCCTACCTGGCCCGCGGTGGCGAGGTGGCCCAGGCGGTGGTCTCGGAATCGGCCTGGGAGCGCGAGCCGGTGCGGGCGCTGTGCCAGGCCGCGCGCCGCATCACGCTGATTCCCGACGCCCTGTTCCACGGGGTCAGCGCGCTCGAATCGCCCTCCGGGCACGGTTTCGTCGTGCCCTGGCAGCCGCCGGCGGCGGTGCAGCCGGGGGTGGCCAGCGTGGTCCTGGACCGCCTGCAGGATGCCGGCAACGTCGGCTCGGTGCTGCGCAGCGCGGCGGCGCTGGGCGTGCCGCAGGTCGTGGCCCTGCGCGGCACGGTCGCGCTGTGGTCGCAGAAGGTGCTGCGCGCCGGCATGGGTGCGCATTTCGGCCTGAGCCTGGTCGAGGCGGTCGACCCGGCCGGGCTCGACGCCCTGGGCGTGCCGCTGGTCGGCACCAGCTCGCACACGCAGGACGAGCTGCCGTCCACCCGGCTGCCCTGGCCGTGCGCCTGGGTGCTGGGCAACGAAGGGCAGGGGGTGGACCCGCAGTTGCAGGCGCGCTGCGCGCTGACGGTGCGCATCCCCCAGCCCGGCGGCGAGGAATCGCTGAACGTGGCGGCCGCGGCGGCGGTGTGCTTCTACGAAAGCCTGCGCCAGCGCCTCGGTCAGTAG